The Mytilus trossulus isolate FHL-02 unplaced genomic scaffold, PNRI_Mtr1.1.1.hap1 h1tg000398l__unscaffolded, whole genome shotgun sequence genome window below encodes:
- the LOC134702101 gene encoding monocarboxylate transporter 13-like encodes MSSKKEPGGGWGWIITLACFIEHILYIGSINTLGIYHVYIMDEFNEDITAVTLIGALYISVSISGAIFAVFLNEKFGERLVIMSGGFLVFIGYASSFFVTAFPVLYLTMAIIPGIGMSFSYCSLLVAVDKYFTERKFIAMSLAILGGSFGMVIMPILVESLLQKYGFHGAILVHAGISLHVIVCGAVVFPLPTENISRKSKANKKVDMKFCKEPKFIVYLITNFLFIPAQYIPATQLPETAVSIGIGMDEISLVVAMLGVGSGFGRLFFGFLSHCFFNHVVKFWIIFLAGMGLMLLMVPYSTKIEQFLIFAVLYGFFDGGNNVGWNLSLKNLLEPQYYGRAMSLALLAEGFGCAIGNPLTAFLRETTGSGGIPYFIGCAILCVSAVILIPFSNVKQTFQEQEIIIFDESDSELEKIKIHDDCYEEYIKINESTCICKTDINEK; translated from the exons ATGTCATCGAAGAAGGAACCCGGGGGTGGCTGGGGATGGATTATCACACTCGCGTGTtttattgaacatattttatatattggaTCTATAAATACATTGGGAATTTACCATGTTTATATTATGGATGAATTTAACGAAGACATTACGGCTGTTACATTAATTGGTGCATTGTATATTTCAGTATCAATATCTGGTG CAATCtttgcagtttttttaaatgaaaagtttgGAGAGAGATTGGTTATAATGTCCGGAGGATTTTTAGTGTTCATCGGCTACGCCTCCTCATTCTTTGTGACGGCGTTTCCTGTATTATATTTGACAATGGCGATTATACCAG gaaTTGGAATGTCATTTTCGTATTGCAGTTTATTGGTAGCGGTAGACAAATATTTCACTGAACGCAAATTTATAGCAATGTCTTTAGCAATACTAGGTGGATCTTTCGGCATGGTAATCATGCCTATTTTAGTTGAAtctcttttacaaaaatatggtTTCCATGGTGCTATACTTGTTCATGCAGGGATATCGTTACATGTAATTGTCTGCGGGGCAGTCGTGTTTCCACTTCCGACAG aaaatatttccAGAAAAAGTAAAGCTAATAAAAAAGTAGACATGAAGTTTTGCAAAGAACCCAAATTCATTGTGTACCTCATCACAAACTTTCTGTTTATTCCTGCACAATACATTCCAGCTACTCAGCTACCGGAAACAGCTGTTTCAATAGGAATCGGTATGGATGAGATTTCATTGGTTGTGGCGATGCTTGGTGTTGGAAGTGGATTTGGACGCttgttctttggttttctatctcATTGTTTTTTCAACCATGTTGTAAAATTCTGGATTATATTCTTGGCAGGAATGGGATTGATGCTGTTAATGGTACCTTATTCGACAAAAATAGAACAATTTCTAATTTTTGCAGTTTTATACGGATTTTTTGACG GAGGAAACAATGTAGGATGGAATCTTTCATTGAAGAACCTTTTAGAGCCGCAGTATTACGGCAGAGCTATGAGTTTGGCTTTACTCGCGGAGGGCTTTGGGTGTGCAATAGGAAACCCATTAACAG CTTTTCTGAGAGAAACGACAGGATCAGGCGGTATACCATATTTTATTGGATGTGCTATACTTTGTGTCAGTGCTGTTATTTTAATTCCATTTTCAAATGTGAAGCAAACATTTCAAGAACAAGAAATTATAATCTTTGACGAATCAGATTCCGAattagaaaaaatcaaaatccaTGATGATTGTTATGaagaatatattaaaataaatgaatctacatgtatatgcaaaaCAGATATTAATgagaaataa